The Halostella salina nucleotide sequence TCGTCACCGCCGGTCTCGGCGGCGGCACCGGCACCGGGAGCGCCCCCGTCGTCGCCAAGGCCGCCCGCGAGTCGGGCGCGCTCACTATCTCCATCGTCACGACGCCTTTTACCGCGGAGGGCGAGGTCCGCCGCACCAACGCGGAGGCCGGCCTTGAGCGCCTGCGCGACGTGAGCGACACCGTCATCGTCGTGCCGAACGACCGCCTGCTCGACTCCGTCGGCAAACTGCCCGTCCGGCAGGCGTTCAAGGTGGCCGACGAGGTGCTGATGCGCTCGGTCAAGGGCATCACCGAACTCATCACCAAGCCCGGCCTCGTCAACCTCGACTTCGCCGACGTGCGCACCGTGATGGAGCGCGGCGGCGTGGCGATGATCGGCCTCGGCGAGTCCGACTCCGACGCGAAGGCCCAGGACTCCGTGAAGACGGCGCTGCGCTCGCCGCTGCTCGACGTGGACATCTCCGGCGCGAACTCCGCGCTGGTCAACGTCACCGGCGGCAACGACATGTCCATCGAGGAGGCCGAGGGCGTCGTCGAGGAGATCTACGACCGGATCGACCCCGACGCACGCATCATCTGGGGCACCTCCATCGACGAGACGCTGGAGGGGTCGATGCGCACGATGATCGTCGTCACGGGCGTCGAGTCGCCGCAGATCTACGGCCGCAACGAGGCCGCACAGGAGGAGGCCTCCCAGCGCGCCGAGGACATCGACTACGTCGAATAGGGTCGTCGGCCCCGGTTCGTCCCCGCGCCCGGAGCAATAGATAGAAAAAGGCCCGCGCGTTACTGGCGGGCATGAAAGTCCCATACGACCTCACCTCGTACGTACGGGTGCTGAAGATGGCCAGCACCCCCTCCTGGGAGGAGTTCTCCCAGATCGCCAAGATCGCCGGTGCCGGCATCCTGCTGGTGGGCCTGCTCGGCTTCGTGATATTCGTGCTGATGTCGTTCGTTCCGGGGGCCTGACGATGCCGATCTACGCAGTCAAGACGACGGCGAGCCAGGAGCGCACCGTCGCGGACATGATCATGAACCGCGAGGAGGACGACATCCACGCCGCGCTCGCGCCCGACTCCCTGACGAGCTACGTGATGGTGGAGGCCGAGAACGACGGGATCATCTCCCGCGTGCTGGAGGAGATCCCCCACGCTCGCAGCATGGTCCCGGGCGAGAGCGGCATCTCGGAGGTCGAACACTTCCTCTCGCCCAAGCCGGACGTCGAGGGGATCGCCGAGGGCGACATCATCGAACTCATCGCCGGCCCCTTCAAGGGCGAGAAGGCGCAGGTCCAGCGCATCGACGAGGGCAAGGACCAGGTCACCGTCGAACTGTACGAGGCGACGGTGCCCATCCCCGTCACCGTGCGCGGCGACCAGATCCGCGTGCTGGATAGCGAGGAGCGCTGAGCGTAGCGAAAGCGCTCCTCGGAAAAGTCAAGCGGGGAGCGCAGCGACCCGCGAGACAGCGAAGAACGGTAGTTCTTCGGACCACGTGAACGGGCGCTTCGCGCCCGTGAACGGATAGCGAGGAGCGCTGAGCGCAGCGAAGCGTTCCTCGGAAAAGCCGAGCGGGGAGCGTATCGACCCGCGAGACAGCGAAGAACGGTAGTTCTCCGGACCGTATGAAGGAGTGTTGTCCGTCTTCGACGCCTACGCCGTCCCTTCCTCGTTCAGCCGGTCGACGACCTGCTGGAGGTCGGCCTCGGCCTCGATGGCCTCTTTCACCTGCTCGCGCTGGCGGACCGCCTCGGAGCCAGCGCCGTACGCGCGGACGTACTCCGCGCGGGTGTGCTCGTCGAACGCGTGGCGGATGGCGAGGTAGCCGTCCGGCACGACGACGCCGCACACCTTGCACTCGCGGCGCTCGTGGTCGTTCGTCTGGTGGACGATGGCGCTCTCCGCGTCGGCGAACTGCTCCCCGCACCCGTCGATGCCGCATTCCCAGGCCATTGCCGGGAGGATGTACGTCCCGCCGTATAGACCTTTCCGACCGGCGACGGGTCGAACCAGAACCCATAATGGGGGGCCTCTGAAACGTGGACTACGTGACGGAGAGCGACGTGGTCCGGGTCGACATGCACGTGAAGGTACTCGACGAGCGCGTCGTCCGGCGGGCCAAGGAGCGCGGACTGGACGCGCTGGTGTACGCGCCGCATTTCACCCGGCTTCCGGCCATCGAGGCGACGGCCGAGCGATACTCCGACGAGGAGCTCGCCGTCATCCCCGCGCGCGAGGTGTTCACCGGCGACTGGCGGAACCGGCAGCACGTCCTCGCGCTCGGTCTCGACGAGCCCGTCCCGGACTTCATCACGCTGGAGGGGGCGATGGCGGAGTTCCGGCGGCAGGACGCCGCGGTGCTCGTCCCCCATCCCGGGTTTCTGAACGTCAGCCTCGGCGAGTCCTCGATACGGCAGTACCGCGACACGATCGACGCGGTCGAGACGTACAACCCGAAGCTGACCCGCCGCGGAAACCGGCGGGCGCGCACCGTCGCGGTCCGGCAGAACCTGTCGCCGTTCGCCTCGTCGTACGCACATCTCCCGACGACGGTGGGGGAGGCGTGGACTGCCCTCAACGGCGACGCGGTCGGCGACGACGTGACGGCGGCGTCGATAGTGGCGGCGCTCAAGGCCGGCGCGGACCGACGTATCGACCACCGAAGCGGTCTCACCCACCGACGCAGTCGGATCGCGGAACAGGCACACCTCGTCTGGGAGAACACCTGGGGGAAGATAGACCGCGTGTTCCTCTCCGGGACCGAGCCGACCCACCCCCGACACATCGCCTACGACGGCGCGTTCGACGACATCGCGGCGTACTAACGGCAGGTTCTTTTGAGTTCGACCCCTAGCCGGCGGCGTGGTATCGGACTGGCTGTGGTCGCTCCCCGAGTGGCTGGTCGTCGGCCTGGCGCTCGGAGCGGCGTTTACCCTCGTCGCGATCGGCGTGTTCTTTGCGGGCGTGCGGCTGTTCCCGGCCTCCAACGAGTACGCGACCGACCGGAGCAGCGGCGACACCGGCGAGGCGAAGCGCCGCGCCGAGATCCGCGAGTACCTCCAGCTGATCGACGAACCGTACGCCGAAAACCAGGTCGTCGAGGGGCAGCGCGTCGCGTTCTACCTGCCACAGCGCGGGGTCGCGGTCACGTTCGACGCGCAGGCGTACTTCCGACTCGACGGCTCGTCGACGCGCGCGGTGCTGATCGAACACGAGATGCCCGGACTCCACCTCGGTGACCGCCTCCCGTTCGAGACGCCGGAACTGGAGCCGACGGTCGAATCGGCGGACCCGGTCGCCGCCGCGTTCGACACGCTCGACCTCCCGAGAGACGCGACGCCGGACGACGTGAAGGCCGCCTACCGGGACCGCGTCAAGGACGTGCACCCGGACCACGGCGGCGACGAGGAGGCGTTCCAGCGGGTCCGCGAGGCGTACGCGCTGGCCCGCGAGCACTCGACCTGACAGCCGGTCGGTCGCCGCACCCAGCTACGCCGCGTCGGTCACTTCGTACGGCGCGTCGGCGTCCCGGAGCGCGTCGGTCACCCGGCCGACGTTGTCGGCGGTCGCGACGACGACGGCGTCCAACCCGCGGCCGGCCGCGTCGGCGGCCACCTCGCCCGCGGCGAACGTCGTGTCCGCGTCGACGCCCGCGCGGTCGAGCGCGACGACCGCTTCCACCCCCGACGCGGTGACGACGCCGGCGTCGGCACAGATCCCGGCCAGCGCGTCGGCGTCGACCGCGCGGCTACCCCCCGACCGGACCGGCGGCACCTGGAGCACCGTCACCGACCCGGGGTCGAGGTCGATCACGCCCTCGAAGCCGGTGACGCCCACGTCGCCGCCCGCGTCGGCGTCGGTCGTCGCCACGCCGGTTGCCGGTCCCTCGTCGCCGGGCGTCGCGTGGAGCAGGCCGTCGACGAGCGACAGCGTCACGGCGTCGCCCTCGGCGATCCGGTCCGTTGCGACGGCGGCGTCCTCCTGGACGCTCCCGAGGATGTCCTCGGTGACGTGGTCGGCGAAGCGGCGCACGTCGGTCGCCTCCCGGAGGAGCCAGTCGACGCCCTCCTTGGTCACGCGGTAGCGCGACCGCCCCTCCTTCTCGACGAGCGCGTCGTCGACCAGTTCGCGGATGTACTCGCTGACCGCCTGGCTGGTGACGCCGACGGCGTCGGCGATCTCGCCCTGACTCACGGCGGGCTGACGGTCCGCGATCTCGACGAGGATGCGAAACCGCGTCGCGGCCCGCTTGTTCTCGAGGACGTCGGCCATGGTGTGTGGGTCGGCCGCGCGGCTAAAAAACCCCCACGACGGGCGGACGGTGTCGGCTCCCGGAACCGGTCCCGTTCCCGCGGTCGTGTGCGTTCGCCGGGATCCCGTCAAGTCTTTATTCCGACGCGACCACACCACAGAACGTGATCGTCCTCGCAGTCCCCGACGCGCTGGCCCCCGTCACCGCCGTCTCGGACCCGCTCGCCTGGGTCGTCGTGGTCGCGTTCGTGCTCGCGTCGGCCCTGACCTGGGCCGAGCGCCGGACGGCCGCCCGCTACCTCGCCAGCGGGACGTGGGGCCTCTTCGGCGTGTTCTGGCTCACGGTGTTCCCGACGTTCTGGTTCGAGATGCGCAGTCTCATCGAGGGGACGCTGTCGCTCGTGGCCGTCCCCGCCTGCATCTACACGGGCTACCTGCTGTACGACGGCCGCGAGTCACTGTTGACGCTCTCCCACGCCGTCGGCGTGATGGGGCTCATCTACCTGCCCGCCGAGACGATCC carries:
- the ftsZ gene encoding cell division protein FtsZ translates to MDSIVDEAIDEAEEEEGADPRDPAAHDVNQTGKMTDDELKDVLEDLQTNITVIGCGGAGGNTVDRMAEEGIHGAKLVAANTDVQHLVGIEADTKILMGEQKTEGRGAGSLPQVGEEAALESQDEIMDSIEGSDMVFVTAGLGGGTGTGSAPVVAKAARESGALTISIVTTPFTAEGEVRRTNAEAGLERLRDVSDTVIVVPNDRLLDSVGKLPVRQAFKVADEVLMRSVKGITELITKPGLVNLDFADVRTVMERGGVAMIGLGESDSDAKAQDSVKTALRSPLLDVDISGANSALVNVTGGNDMSIEEAEGVVEEIYDRIDPDARIIWGTSIDETLEGSMRTMIVVTGVESPQIYGRNEAAQEEASQRAEDIDYVE
- a CDS encoding protein translocase SEC61 complex subunit gamma, translated to MKVPYDLTSYVRVLKMASTPSWEEFSQIAKIAGAGILLVGLLGFVIFVLMSFVPGA
- a CDS encoding transcription elongation factor Spt5 → MPIYAVKTTASQERTVADMIMNREEDDIHAALAPDSLTSYVMVEAENDGIISRVLEEIPHARSMVPGESGISEVEHFLSPKPDVEGIAEGDIIELIAGPFKGEKAQVQRIDEGKDQVTVELYEATVPIPVTVRGDQIRVLDSEER
- a CDS encoding DUF7565 family protein, which encodes MAWECGIDGCGEQFADAESAIVHQTNDHERRECKVCGVVVPDGYLAIRHAFDEHTRAEYVRAYGAGSEAVRQREQVKEAIEAEADLQQVVDRLNEEGTA
- a CDS encoding PHP-associated domain-containing protein yields the protein MTESDVVRVDMHVKVLDERVVRRAKERGLDALVYAPHFTRLPAIEATAERYSDEELAVIPAREVFTGDWRNRQHVLALGLDEPVPDFITLEGAMAEFRRQDAAVLVPHPGFLNVSLGESSIRQYRDTIDAVETYNPKLTRRGNRRARTVAVRQNLSPFASSYAHLPTTVGEAWTALNGDAVGDDVTAASIVAALKAGADRRIDHRSGLTHRRSRIAEQAHLVWENTWGKIDRVFLSGTEPTHPRHIAYDGAFDDIAAY
- a CDS encoding J domain-containing protein; the protein is MVSDWLWSLPEWLVVGLALGAAFTLVAIGVFFAGVRLFPASNEYATDRSSGDTGEAKRRAEIREYLQLIDEPYAENQVVEGQRVAFYLPQRGVAVTFDAQAYFRLDGSSTRAVLIEHEMPGLHLGDRLPFETPELEPTVESADPVAAAFDTLDLPRDATPDDVKAAYRDRVKDVHPDHGGDEEAFQRVREAYALAREHST
- a CDS encoding DUF7839 domain-containing protein, translated to MADVLENKRAATRFRILVEIADRQPAVSQGEIADAVGVTSQAVSEYIRELVDDALVEKEGRSRYRVTKEGVDWLLREATDVRRFADHVTEDILGSVQEDAAVATDRIAEGDAVTLSLVDGLLHATPGDEGPATGVATTDADAGGDVGVTGFEGVIDLDPGSVTVLQVPPVRSGGSRAVDADALAGICADAGVVTASGVEAVVALDRAGVDADTTFAAGEVAADAAGRGLDAVVVATADNVGRVTDALRDADAPYEVTDAA